A segment of the Candidatus Caldatribacterium sp. genome:
AATCCCCCGATTTCCCTCCCTATGTGCTTCCCCGAAAGGCCAAGGATTGCCCTTCCCTTTCTCTCCCGTTCCTCGGGAGAAAGGGTTTTAATTTCCCGGCGCATTGCCGCAACCGCCGCCTCACGTTCCTTGGCAAGGGCAAACAAGAAGGTGACAAGGTATGCTTTGGGATCAATCTGGGGCATGCCCAATCCTACTCCTTCCGGTATGGCTCGTACCGGGCAGGAGGAATGGCCCGCCCCACAAAACCTGAGAGGACAAAGATCGTCACGAGGTAGGGAATGAGGAGGATAATCTGGGAGGGGAGTATCCCCAGAGCCTGAAGCCGCATCTGCAGGGCATCGGCAAGACCAAAAAGGAGACTCGCAAGGAGGCACCCCAGGGGAGTCCACCTCCCAAAAATCATGGCCGCAAGACCGATGAATCCTCGCCCACTCGTCATCCCCCAGGCGAAGAACTTGAGGTGGCCCAGGGAGAGGAAAAGACCCCCGAGACTTGCCACCGCCGATCCGGCGACAACCCCAAAGGTTTTGTAGCGGAGGACATCAATTCCTGCGGTATCGGCAGCCTGCGGGTTCTCCCCCACCGCCCGGAGGCGCAACCCCCAGGGAGTGGCAAAGAGGAAAAGATGAAGGACCGCAACAAGGGCAAAGCCCAGGTACACGAAAAATGTCTGCTCCCCAAAGAGTGGAGGCCGAATACTTTCAAAGCCCGCCACCGCTTCCGATGCTCCTCGGGAACCCCAGATTTTCTGGGAGAGGAACGCGCTGAGGCCAAGGCCAAAGACG
Coding sequences within it:
- a CDS encoding ABC transporter permease; the protein is MVRMATPILFAALGGCLCERVGVINIGLEGIMLTSAFFGVLVTYVTASPFLGFLGGLASGVAWGFVIALLTVRFYGNQVVVGTGVNVFGLGLSAFLSQKIWGSRGASEAVAGFESIRPPLFGEQTFFVYLGFALVAVLHLFLFATPWGLRLRAVGENPQAADTAGIDVLRYKTFGVVAGSAVASLGGLFLSLGHLKFFAWGMTSGRGFIGLAAMIFGRWTPLGCLLASLLFGLADALQMRLQALGILPSQIILLIPYLVTIFVLSGFVGRAIPPARYEPYRKE